From the Manis javanica isolate MJ-LG chromosome 13, MJ_LKY, whole genome shotgun sequence genome, one window contains:
- the DSE gene encoding dermatan-sulfate epimerase isoform X5, which translates to MYETSYRRGWGFQYLHNHQPTNCLALLTGSLVLMNQGYLQEAYLWTKQVLTIMEKSLVLLREVTDGSLYEGVAYGSYTTRSLFQYMFLVQRHFDINHFGHPWLKQHFAFMYRTILPGFQRTVAIADSNYNWFYGPESQLVFLDKFVMRNGSGNWLADQIRRNRVMEGPGTPSKGQRWCTLHTEFLWYDASLRSVPPPDFGTPTLHYFEDWGVVTYGSALPVEINRSFLSFKSGKLGGRAIYDIVHRNKYKDWIKGWRNFNAGHEHPDQNSFTFAPNGVPFITEALYGPKYTFFNNVLMFSPAVSKSCFSPWEGQVTEDCSSKWSKYKHDLAASCQGRVVAAVEKNGVVFIRGEGVGAYNPQLHLKNFQRNLILLHPQLLLLVDQIHLGEESPLETAASFFHNVDVPFEETVVDGVHGAFIRQQDGLYKMYWMDDTGYSEKATFASVTYPRGYPYNGTNYVNVTMHLRSPITRTAYLFIGPSVDVQSFSIHGDSQQLDVFIATSEHAYATYLWTAEAMGQSAFAQVIADHQKILFDQSSAIKSTTVPEVEDYSAIVGQNLQHFKPVFQLLEKQILSRVRNTASFRKTAERLLRFSDKRQTEEAIDRIFAISQQQQHSKSKRSRRPGKHYKFVDAVPDIFAQIEVNEKKIRRKAQILAQKELPIDEDEEMKDLLDFADVTYEKHKNGGLMKGQFGQVRMVTTTHRAPSLSASYTRLFLILNIAIFFVMLAMQLTYFQRAQSLHGQRCLYAVLLIDGCILLWLYSSCSQSQC; encoded by the exons ATGTATGAAACATCATACAGGAGAGGATGGGGATTTCAGTACCTGCACAATCACCAGCCCACCAACTGTCTGGCCTTGCTCACGGGAAGCCTAGTTCTGATGAATCAAG GGTATCTTCAAGAAGCCTACTTATGGACTAAACAAGTCCTGACCATCATGGAGAAGTCTCTGGTCTTGCTGCGGGAGGTGACAGATGGCTCCCTCTATGAAGGAGTTGCATATGGCAGCTACACCACTAGATCACTCTTCCAGTATATGTTTCTGGTTCAGAGGCACTTTGATATCAACCACTTTGGCCATCCATGGCTTAAACAACACTTTGCATTTATGTATAGAACCATCCTGCCAG GGTTTCAAAGAACTGTGGCTATTGCAGACTCAAATTACAACTGGTTTTATGGTCCAGAAAGCCAGTTAGTGTTCCTGGATAAATTTGTCATGCGTAACGGCAGTGGTAATTGGCTGGCTGACCAAATCAGAAGGAATCGTGTGATGGAAGGTCCAGGGACACCATCCAAAGGGCAGCGCTGGTGTACTCTTCACACAGAATTTCTCTG GTATGATGCCAGCTTGAGATCTGTTCCTCCTCCAGATTTTGGCACACCTACATTGCATTATTTTGAAGACTGGGGTGTTGTGACTTATGGAAGTGCACTGCCTGTAGAAATCAATAGATCTTTTCTCTCCTTCAAGTCAGGAAAACTTGGGGGACGTGCAATATATGACATTGTCCacagaaacaaatacaaagaCTGGATCAAAGGATGGAGAAATTTTAATGCAGGGCATGAACACCCTGATCAAAACTCATTTACTTTTGCTCCCAATGGTGTGCCTTTCATTACTGAGGCTCTCTATGGGCCAAAGTATACCTTCTTCAACAATGTTTTGATGTTTTCCCCAGCTGTTTCAAAGAGCTGCTTTTCTCCCTGGGAGGGTCAGGTCACAGAAGACTGCTCATCAAAATGGTCTAAATACAAGCACGACCTGGCAGCTAGCTGTCAGGGGAGAGTGGTTGCAGCAGTGGAGAAAAATGGAGTGGTTTTCATCCGAGGAGAGGGTGTGGGAGCTTATAACCCACAGCTCCATCTGAAGAACTTTCAGAGGAATCTGATCCTCCTGCATCCACAGCTTCTCCTCCTTGTGGACCAAATACACCTGGGGGAGGAGAGCCCCTTGGAGACAGCAGCAAGCTTCTTCCACAATGTGGATGTTCCTTTTGAGGAGACAGTGGTAGACGGGGTCCATGGGGCTTTCATCAGGCAGCAAGATGGTCTCTACAAAATGTACTGGATGGATGATACTGGTTACAGTGAAAAAGCAACCTTTGCTTCAGTGACATACCCTCGGGGTTATCCCTACAACGGGACAAACTATGTGAATGTCACCATGCACCTCCGAAGCCCCATCACTAGGACAGCTTACCTCTTCATAGGGCCATCTGTAGATGTTCAGAGCTTCAGCATCCATGGTGACTCCCAGCAACTGGATGTGTTCATTGCCACCAGCGAGCACGCCTATGCCACTTACCTTTGGACGGCAGAGGCCATGGGACAGTCTGCCTTTGCACAGGTCATTGCAGATCATCAGAAAATTCTGTTCGACCAGAGTTCAGCCATCAAGAGCACTACTGTCCCTGAGGTGGAGGACTACAGTGCTATTGTGGGACAGAACCTGCAGCATTTTAAACCAGTGTTCCAGCTGCTGGAGAAGCAGATCCTGTCCCGAGTCCGGAACACAGCTAGTTTCAGGAAGACTGCTGAGCGCCTGCTGAGGTTTTCAGATAAGAGACAGACTGAGGAGGCCATCGACCGGATTTTTGCCATATCACAGCAACAGCAGCACAGCAAGTCGAAGAGAAGCCGACGGCCAGGGAAGCACTACAAGTTTGTGGACGCTGTCCCTGATATTTTTGCACAGATTGAAGTCAATGAAAAAAAGATTAGACGGAAAGCCCAGATTTTGGCACAGAAAGAACTGCCCATCGatgaagatgaggaaatgaaagatCTTTTAGATTTTGCAGATGTAACATATGAGAAACACAAAAATGGTGGCTTGATGAAAGGCCAGTTTGGACAGGTGCGGATGGTGACAACTACTCACAGAGCCCCGTCACTATCTGCTTCGTACACGAGGCTCTTCCTGATTCTGAACATTGCTATTTTCTTTGTCATGTTGGCAATGCAACTGACTTATTTCCAGAGGGCCCAGAGCCTACATGGCCAAAGATGTCTTTATGCAGTCCTTCTAATAGATGGCTGTATTTTATTGTGGTTGTACTCTTCTTGTTCCCAGTCACAGTGTTAG
- the DSE gene encoding dermatan-sulfate epimerase isoform X6 yields the protein MRNGSGNWLADQIRRNRVMEGPGTPSKGQRWCTLHTEFLWYDASLRSVPPPDFGTPTLHYFEDWGVVTYGSALPVEINRSFLSFKSGKLGGRAIYDIVHRNKYKDWIKGWRNFNAGHEHPDQNSFTFAPNGVPFITEALYGPKYTFFNNVLMFSPAVSKSCFSPWEGQVTEDCSSKWSKYKHDLAASCQGRVVAAVEKNGVVFIRGEGVGAYNPQLHLKNFQRNLILLHPQLLLLVDQIHLGEESPLETAASFFHNVDVPFEETVVDGVHGAFIRQQDGLYKMYWMDDTGYSEKATFASVTYPRGYPYNGTNYVNVTMHLRSPITRTAYLFIGPSVDVQSFSIHGDSQQLDVFIATSEHAYATYLWTAEAMGQSAFAQVIADHQKILFDQSSAIKSTTVPEVEDYSAIVGQNLQHFKPVFQLLEKQILSRVRNTASFRKTAERLLRFSDKRQTEEAIDRIFAISQQQQHSKSKRSRRPGKHYKFVDAVPDIFAQIEVNEKKIRRKAQILAQKELPIDEDEEMKDLLDFADVTYEKHKNGGLMKGQFGQVRMVTTTHRAPSLSASYTRLFLILNIAIFFVMLAMQLTYFQRAQSLHGQRCLYAVLLIDGCILLWLYSSCSQSQC from the exons ATGCGTAACGGCAGTGGTAATTGGCTGGCTGACCAAATCAGAAGGAATCGTGTGATGGAAGGTCCAGGGACACCATCCAAAGGGCAGCGCTGGTGTACTCTTCACACAGAATTTCTCTG GTATGATGCCAGCTTGAGATCTGTTCCTCCTCCAGATTTTGGCACACCTACATTGCATTATTTTGAAGACTGGGGTGTTGTGACTTATGGAAGTGCACTGCCTGTAGAAATCAATAGATCTTTTCTCTCCTTCAAGTCAGGAAAACTTGGGGGACGTGCAATATATGACATTGTCCacagaaacaaatacaaagaCTGGATCAAAGGATGGAGAAATTTTAATGCAGGGCATGAACACCCTGATCAAAACTCATTTACTTTTGCTCCCAATGGTGTGCCTTTCATTACTGAGGCTCTCTATGGGCCAAAGTATACCTTCTTCAACAATGTTTTGATGTTTTCCCCAGCTGTTTCAAAGAGCTGCTTTTCTCCCTGGGAGGGTCAGGTCACAGAAGACTGCTCATCAAAATGGTCTAAATACAAGCACGACCTGGCAGCTAGCTGTCAGGGGAGAGTGGTTGCAGCAGTGGAGAAAAATGGAGTGGTTTTCATCCGAGGAGAGGGTGTGGGAGCTTATAACCCACAGCTCCATCTGAAGAACTTTCAGAGGAATCTGATCCTCCTGCATCCACAGCTTCTCCTCCTTGTGGACCAAATACACCTGGGGGAGGAGAGCCCCTTGGAGACAGCAGCAAGCTTCTTCCACAATGTGGATGTTCCTTTTGAGGAGACAGTGGTAGACGGGGTCCATGGGGCTTTCATCAGGCAGCAAGATGGTCTCTACAAAATGTACTGGATGGATGATACTGGTTACAGTGAAAAAGCAACCTTTGCTTCAGTGACATACCCTCGGGGTTATCCCTACAACGGGACAAACTATGTGAATGTCACCATGCACCTCCGAAGCCCCATCACTAGGACAGCTTACCTCTTCATAGGGCCATCTGTAGATGTTCAGAGCTTCAGCATCCATGGTGACTCCCAGCAACTGGATGTGTTCATTGCCACCAGCGAGCACGCCTATGCCACTTACCTTTGGACGGCAGAGGCCATGGGACAGTCTGCCTTTGCACAGGTCATTGCAGATCATCAGAAAATTCTGTTCGACCAGAGTTCAGCCATCAAGAGCACTACTGTCCCTGAGGTGGAGGACTACAGTGCTATTGTGGGACAGAACCTGCAGCATTTTAAACCAGTGTTCCAGCTGCTGGAGAAGCAGATCCTGTCCCGAGTCCGGAACACAGCTAGTTTCAGGAAGACTGCTGAGCGCCTGCTGAGGTTTTCAGATAAGAGACAGACTGAGGAGGCCATCGACCGGATTTTTGCCATATCACAGCAACAGCAGCACAGCAAGTCGAAGAGAAGCCGACGGCCAGGGAAGCACTACAAGTTTGTGGACGCTGTCCCTGATATTTTTGCACAGATTGAAGTCAATGAAAAAAAGATTAGACGGAAAGCCCAGATTTTGGCACAGAAAGAACTGCCCATCGatgaagatgaggaaatgaaagatCTTTTAGATTTTGCAGATGTAACATATGAGAAACACAAAAATGGTGGCTTGATGAAAGGCCAGTTTGGACAGGTGCGGATGGTGACAACTACTCACAGAGCCCCGTCACTATCTGCTTCGTACACGAGGCTCTTCCTGATTCTGAACATTGCTATTTTCTTTGTCATGTTGGCAATGCAACTGACTTATTTCCAGAGGGCCCAGAGCCTACATGGCCAAAGATGTCTTTATGCAGTCCTTCTAATAGATGGCTGTATTTTATTGTGGTTGTACTCTTCTTGTTCCCAGTCACAGTGTTAG